The following coding sequences lie in one Maledivibacter sp. genomic window:
- a CDS encoding efflux RND transporter periplasmic adaptor subunit yields the protein MSKKFIKISGILVAIICIGFVGLKYINKPVESIGETTAIKEEQVMRGDITIDFDSDGEAEIPVVNLDFDISGKLKELYVQEGDEISKGQILAKLDDTEYVKKLKTAEINYKKALASLEQKEENRKLSLLAEQQKVEDLKAKFNQMEAEYLPMVELKDIYSEQALHIKRTSYESAKSAYEFQLERYDILSNSNKDIELEKANVESAKLSLEMAKDDLSSTILESSIEGRILNLAYKPGETITSIKESVTLTANTTHFMIVSDSDKVEVVVPVSEIDLSKVELNQQVEVEFEAFEGQKFMGKVISMDALPIIDNSGLVTFDIRIELDGGIDKIKSGMTCSVSFIIRQRKNVTYISNKAVTMAEGKQVVQVKDKNGNTEIRNIKTGLTDGKYVEVTEGLNVGEIILIEDKRVK from the coding sequence TTGTCAAAAAAGTTCATTAAAATATCTGGCATACTTGTGGCTATTATATGTATTGGTTTTGTTGGATTAAAGTACATAAACAAACCGGTGGAATCTATAGGTGAGACTACGGCAATAAAAGAAGAACAGGTAATGAGAGGGGATATTACAATTGATTTTGATAGTGATGGAGAGGCAGAAATACCTGTAGTAAATTTAGATTTTGATATAAGCGGTAAGCTAAAGGAGCTTTATGTACAGGAAGGTGATGAAATTAGTAAAGGACAGATTTTAGCAAAGCTAGATGATACGGAATACGTAAAAAAGCTAAAAACTGCTGAGATAAACTACAAGAAAGCTCTTGCGAGTCTTGAACAAAAGGAGGAAAATAGAAAGCTTAGCCTTTTAGCCGAACAACAGAAGGTAGAGGACTTAAAAGCAAAATTCAACCAAATGGAAGCAGAGTATTTACCGATGGTTGAGCTAAAGGATATATACTCAGAGCAAGCTTTACATATCAAGAGGACTTCCTATGAAAGTGCAAAATCGGCCTATGAGTTTCAATTAGAAAGATATGATATTCTATCAAACTCTAATAAAGATATAGAGCTTGAAAAAGCAAATGTCGAATCGGCAAAGCTTTCATTGGAAATGGCTAAGGATGATTTAAGTAGTACAATTCTGGAATCCTCCATAGAAGGAAGGATATTGAATTTAGCTTATAAACCTGGAGAGACAATTACCAGCATAAAAGAATCAGTTACATTAACTGCAAATACTACACACTTTATGATTGTTTCGGATTCAGATAAAGTAGAGGTTGTTGTACCAGTTTCCGAAATAGATTTATCAAAGGTGGAATTAAATCAACAAGTGGAGGTAGAATTTGAGGCCTTTGAGGGTCAAAAATTCATGGGAAAAGTCATTTCAATGGATGCTTTACCTATAATAGATAATAGTGGATTAGTTACATTTGATATTAGAATTGAACTCGATGGTGGAATTGATAAGATCAAATCAGGGATGACTTGTTCAGTTTCTTTTATAATCAGGCAGAGAAAAAATGTTACATATATATCTAATAAAGCAGTAACAATGGCAGAAGGTAAGCAGGTAGTACAGGTCAAAGATAAAAATGGTAATACAGAGATCAGAAATATTAAGACGGGACTTACCGATGGAAAATATGTAGAAGTTACTGAAGGGCTTAATGTAGGAGAAATCATTTTGATAGAAGATAAGAGGGTAAAGTAG
- a CDS encoding TIGR00266 family protein — MRNAHEIDYKLYGDDMQFVEIELDPQESVVAEAGAMMYIEQGIQMETIFGDGSGKSNQGGFMGKLFGAGKRLITGESLFMTVFTNMGAGKQHASFASPYPGKIIPMDLSSYGGKLICQKDAFLCAAKGVSIGIEFQKKIGTGFFGGEGFIMQKLEGDGLAFLHAGGTIIEKELQPGESLRVDTGCLVAFTKNVNYDVQFVGNVKSAFFGGEGLFFATVRGPGKVWLQSLPFSRLADRIYSAAPQTGGARRGEGSVLDVLGGLGNLIDGD; from the coding sequence ATGAGAAATGCTCATGAAATCGATTATAAGTTATATGGGGATGACATGCAGTTTGTTGAGATCGAACTAGACCCACAGGAAAGTGTAGTAGCTGAAGCAGGAGCAATGATGTATATAGAACAAGGGATTCAGATGGAAACTATTTTCGGAGACGGATCGGGAAAAAGTAATCAAGGCGGATTTATGGGAAAATTGTTTGGAGCAGGTAAGAGACTTATTACTGGAGAAAGCTTGTTTATGACAGTATTCACTAATATGGGGGCTGGGAAACAACATGCCTCATTCGCTTCACCCTATCCAGGAAAGATCATCCCAATGGATTTGAGTAGTTATGGAGGCAAGCTAATCTGTCAAAAGGATGCTTTCCTATGTGCTGCAAAGGGGGTTTCAATAGGAATAGAATTCCAAAAGAAAATAGGAACGGGATTCTTCGGGGGCGAAGGATTTATTATGCAAAAGCTAGAAGGCGATGGCTTAGCATTCTTACATGCCGGGGGAACTATTATTGAGAAGGAACTACAGCCCGGGGAAAGCCTTAGGGTTGATACAGGGTGCCTAGTAGCATTTACTAAAAACGTAAATTATGATGTCCAGTTTGTAGGAAATGTAAAAAGTGCATTCTTTGGTGGCGAGGGTCTATTTTTCGCTACAGTTAGGGGGCCAGGTAAGGTTTGGCTCCAATCCCTTCCATTTAGCAGGTTAGCAGATAGAATATATTCTGCAGCCCCTCAAACCGGTGGAGCAAGAAGAGGTGAAGGAAGCGTACTTGATGTTTTAGGTGGTCTAGGAAATCTAATAGATGGAGACTAG
- a CDS encoding metallophosphoesterase family protein has translation MSTFKRLTQVFNSSKEIPFDESSKLVLISDCHRGDNSWADNFAHNQNVMFTALNYYYNAGFTYIELGDGDELWENRRFTEIRKSHSHIFDILKKFHANNRLHMIYGNHDMVKKNKSYVKKNLYHYYDEREKRIEPLFKNIEIHEGLVLRYKDTENKIFVVHGHQGDLLNDYLWWLTRFLVRYVWRPLELYLGYKDPTSPAKNFKKKKDTEKKILEWVKENNQMIIAGHTHRPMFPKFNNNLYFNDGSCVHPRCITGIEIEDGKIALVKWNIKANAKGILYVGREIISGPRKLDYYFENSSGSANYSAK, from the coding sequence ATGTCTACATTTAAACGATTAACACAAGTATTTAACTCATCAAAGGAAATACCCTTTGATGAATCATCTAAGCTAGTTCTAATTAGCGACTGTCACCGTGGAGATAATAGCTGGGCCGATAACTTTGCCCATAATCAAAATGTCATGTTTACAGCCCTAAACTATTATTACAATGCTGGATTCACATACATTGAGCTTGGGGATGGAGATGAGCTTTGGGAGAATAGAAGGTTTACTGAAATAAGAAAATCCCATAGTCATATCTTTGATATTTTAAAAAAATTTCATGCCAATAACCGTCTACACATGATTTACGGAAATCATGACATGGTAAAAAAAAATAAAAGCTATGTTAAGAAGAATCTATATCACTATTATGATGAACGTGAAAAAAGGATAGAGCCACTATTTAAAAATATAGAAATTCACGAAGGTTTAGTCCTACGCTATAAAGATACTGAGAACAAAATATTTGTTGTACATGGACATCAAGGGGATCTACTAAATGATTATTTATGGTGGCTAACTAGATTCCTAGTTAGGTATGTATGGAGACCTTTAGAATTATATTTGGGTTATAAAGATCCCACTAGTCCTGCAAAGAATTTTAAGAAAAAGAAAGATACTGAAAAGAAGATTTTAGAATGGGTAAAGGAAAACAATCAAATGATTATTGCCGGACATACCCATCGTCCTATGTTCCCTAAGTTCAACAACAATTTATACTTTAATGATGGCAGCTGTGTTCACCCCCGATGTATAACGGGTATAGAAATCGAAGATGGTAAAATTGCTTTAGTTAAATGGAATATCAAAGCAAATGCCAAGGGTATATTGTATGTAGGTCGTGAAATAATATCTGGCCCACGAAAATTAGACTACTACTTTGAAAATAGCTCCGGCTCAGCGAATTATTCTGCAAAATAA